A genomic window from Sporosarcina sp. Marseille-Q4063 includes:
- a CDS encoding class I SAM-dependent methyltransferase has protein sequence MTNTENIFNFIDQYAEKTDSLYLEAIIEACNDWIEGSEAPTLTADVSKEEIRRGIQLAVLKGMKQSAQPNHQMTPDSIGLLIGHITSKLVGDKENITLLEPAVGTGNLLFSVMNTMDKNVSASAVEIDELLVRLSAVLAELLEHPVIYLVQDALRPLLIDPVDIAISDLPVGYYPDDDNALNFELMAEEGHAFSHHLFIEQSMNHTKPGGYGIFVIPANLFESEQAAKLHPFLKQKAIIRALIQLPATLFKNVAHEKSILILQKPFLETKPLTDVLLAQVPNMSDKNAMARFLQEIDEWAEKG, from the coding sequence ATGACGAACACAGAAAATATATTTAATTTTATTGATCAATATGCCGAAAAAACGGATTCGCTCTATTTGGAAGCAATCATAGAAGCATGCAATGATTGGATTGAGGGTAGTGAAGCGCCAACTTTAACGGCCGACGTGTCGAAGGAAGAAATTAGGCGAGGAATACAATTAGCCGTATTAAAAGGCATGAAGCAAAGCGCTCAACCGAACCATCAAATGACGCCAGATTCGATTGGGTTATTAATCGGGCATATTACGAGCAAACTAGTAGGCGATAAAGAAAACATCACATTATTGGAACCCGCGGTCGGAACGGGCAACTTACTTTTTTCGGTCATGAATACTATGGATAAGAATGTCTCGGCGAGCGCGGTAGAAATTGATGAATTGCTTGTGAGACTTTCAGCTGTACTTGCTGAATTACTTGAACATCCAGTGATATACTTAGTTCAAGATGCTTTACGACCGCTTTTAATCGATCCGGTAGATATTGCGATTAGCGACTTGCCTGTCGGTTATTATCCAGACGATGACAATGCTTTGAACTTTGAGCTTATGGCTGAAGAAGGACATGCGTTTTCGCACCATTTGTTTATTGAACAGTCCATGAATCATACAAAACCTGGGGGCTACGGAATTTTCGTCATTCCTGCGAATTTATTCGAATCTGAACAAGCCGCTAAACTCCATCCGTTTTTAAAACAAAAAGCGATTATTCGTGCGCTCATTCAACTGCCCGCGACATTATTTAAAAATGTTGCCCATGAAAAAAGCATCTTAATTCTACAGAAGCCATTTCTTGAAACAAAACCCTTAACAGACGTCTTATTAGCGCAAGTGCCAAACATGTCAGATAAAAATGCAATGGCTCGTTTTCTTCAAGAGATTGATGAATGGGCTGAAAAAGGTTAA
- a CDS encoding NAD kinase, which yields MNVYIYSKHDKDSRSKKSMVEDSLTHEGFTITDDFNSANIIISIGGDGSFLQAVRKTGFRQDCLYAGISTSGKHSLYCDFHYNNLYEMTQAIRDSKLEVRRYPLIEVTIDEHRQFYCLNEFSIRSNIIRTFVLDVIIDDKLFETFLGDGLIISTPTGSTAYNKSVKGAVVDPLLNCFQVTELASVNNNKYRTLGSPFILSGERKLKLHVHQDGNDFPLMAADNEALGVRKVENLKIELSDKTIKTVKLKDNSFWEKVQRIHL from the coding sequence ATGAATGTTTATATTTATAGTAAACATGATAAAGACTCACGTAGTAAAAAATCAATGGTGGAAGATTCCCTTACACATGAAGGTTTCACAATAACTGATGATTTTAACTCCGCTAATATTATCATTAGTATTGGTGGCGATGGTTCTTTCCTACAAGCGGTACGTAAAACTGGTTTTAGACAAGATTGCCTTTATGCAGGAATTTCAACTAGCGGGAAGCATAGTTTGTACTGCGATTTCCATTATAATAACCTGTATGAAATGACACAGGCCATCCGAGATTCAAAACTTGAAGTCAGACGATACCCATTGATTGAAGTGACAATTGACGAACACCGTCAATTTTATTGTTTAAATGAGTTTAGTATACGTTCAAATATTATCCGGACATTTGTCCTGGATGTCATTATTGACGATAAACTTTTTGAAACATTCCTTGGCGACGGACTAATTATTTCGACTCCAACGGGGAGTACCGCTTACAATAAATCCGTCAAAGGGGCTGTCGTGGACCCATTATTAAATTGTTTTCAAGTGACTGAACTCGCTTCAGTGAATAATAATAAGTACCGGACACTTGGATCACCGTTTATCCTAAGTGGTGAACGAAAATTGAAACTGCATGTTCATCAAGATGGAAATGACTTCCCGCTTATGGCAGCAGATAATGAAGCGCTCGGTGTTCGAAAAGTTGAGAACCTGAAAATTGAATTAAGCGATAAAACCATTAAAACGGTTAAATTAAAAGACAATTCATTTTGGGAAAAAGTACAGCGTATCCACTTATAG
- a CDS encoding metal-dependent hydrolase, whose protein sequence is MQISYHGHSVVKIKTGEFTILIDPFINGNKLTDLVVEDEKPDVILLTHGHNDHVGDTVEIAKASDALVVAPNELAVYMGLQGLRTHGMNLGGAKEFEFGTVKFTQAFHSSSYQTEDNEFIYTGMPAGILFTAEGKTVYHAGDTAVFGDMELIGKRHPIDVAFLPIGDNFTMGPEDAAYAVKLLNPKLTIPVHFNTFPPIEQDPEVFKALVLRHEVKIMAAGDMFEC, encoded by the coding sequence ATGCAAATTTCATATCATGGTCATTCAGTTGTCAAAATAAAAACGGGTGAATTTACGATATTAATAGATCCATTCATTAATGGGAATAAGTTAACGGATCTTGTCGTTGAAGACGAGAAACCCGATGTCATTCTGCTAACTCATGGACATAATGATCACGTCGGCGACACTGTGGAAATTGCGAAAGCGAGCGATGCACTTGTTGTGGCACCGAATGAGTTAGCAGTTTATATGGGCTTACAAGGTCTTCGGACGCACGGCATGAATTTGGGCGGCGCGAAAGAGTTCGAATTTGGAACTGTGAAATTCACACAAGCATTTCATAGTTCGTCCTATCAAACAGAAGATAATGAGTTTATTTACACAGGAATGCCTGCAGGGATTTTATTCACAGCTGAAGGGAAAACAGTATATCACGCCGGGGACACGGCAGTTTTTGGAGATATGGAGTTAATCGGAAAGCGGCATCCTATCGACGTTGCATTTCTGCCAATTGGCGATAACTTTACGATGGGTCCTGAAGATGCAGCCTATGCGGTTAAACTATTAAATCCAAAATTAACAATTCCGGTACATTTCAATACATTTCCGCCAATTGAACAAGATCCCGAAGTCTTTAAAGCACTTGTGCTAAGGCATGAAGTGAAGATAATGGCGGCGGGCGACATGTTCGAATGCTAA
- the rarD gene encoding EamA family transporter RarD codes for MGKEKSGVLLAISSYLIWGILPVYWKSIDNVPSAEILLSRIVWAFISTLLLILLLKNGRYLFEDIKRLWKSQLNFWLLFLASVLISGNWFLYIWAVNNGYLVQTSLGYYINPLISVLLGVFFLKEKLSYAQKAAFILATIGVFILTFSYGQFPWLSFVLAISFAVYGLLKKQIKLDALRGLTIETFFITPLALVFYIWLFIDNQAVFLHSDIKTDTLLIFTGVATALPLVLFAKGAQRIPLYMVGFLQFIAPTMMLFLGVIIYKESFGQVDLISFIFIWIGLIVFTYSKVIEMLKMKKAAI; via the coding sequence TTGGGAAAAGAAAAAAGTGGCGTCCTATTGGCTATTTCTTCTTATTTAATATGGGGGATATTGCCGGTGTATTGGAAAAGCATCGATAACGTACCAAGTGCGGAAATACTACTTAGCCGTATTGTTTGGGCTTTCATTTCAACGCTATTGCTCATATTACTTTTGAAAAACGGTCGATACTTATTTGAAGACATAAAAAGGCTTTGGAAATCCCAACTTAACTTTTGGTTGCTATTTCTTGCCTCAGTCCTAATATCAGGGAATTGGTTCCTTTACATATGGGCCGTTAATAACGGCTACCTTGTTCAAACAAGCCTTGGTTATTATATAAACCCATTAATTTCAGTTTTGCTTGGCGTCTTTTTCTTGAAAGAAAAGCTATCGTACGCACAAAAAGCTGCTTTTATCCTAGCAACGATTGGCGTTTTCATCCTTACATTCTCATACGGTCAGTTTCCATGGCTTTCTTTCGTGCTCGCGATAAGTTTTGCTGTGTACGGGCTCCTGAAAAAACAAATTAAATTGGACGCATTGCGCGGATTGACGATTGAAACGTTCTTTATTACACCACTTGCTTTAGTTTTTTACATTTGGTTATTCATAGATAACCAAGCAGTCTTTCTGCATTCGGACATAAAAACAGATACATTACTCATATTTACAGGTGTAGCAACAGCGCTTCCACTCGTATTATTTGCGAAAGGTGCGCAGAGAATACCCTTATATATGGTAGGATTTCTACAATTTATCGCGCCAACCATGATGTTGTTTCTCGGCGTGATTATTTATAAAGAAAGCTTTGGGCAAGTTGACTTAATTTCATTTATATTCATCTGGATAGGACTAATAGTGTTCACATATTCGAAAGTAATTGAAATGTTGAAGATGAAAAAAGCCGCCATATGA
- a CDS encoding RDD family protein: MSEQNEFETNPVVESPLNEFAPEKELTIENSEYHQKLAGFWTRFWAYTIDIIVLYAISGILIKPVFRVFNLPIENPSFLFFTTYKATILIVLLLYFALMTKYLQQTVGKIIMGIKVVSNDDSQLTWNTIIFRELIGRFISKLLVIPYLLVAFTPKKEALHDIFADTHVVHEDAYEKKHLHNLMKNRGEQLPGGTVI, translated from the coding sequence ATGTCGGAACAAAATGAGTTTGAAACTAATCCGGTTGTCGAATCCCCATTAAATGAATTCGCGCCGGAAAAAGAATTGACAATAGAAAATAGCGAGTATCATCAAAAATTAGCAGGGTTTTGGACACGGTTTTGGGCGTATACGATTGATATCATAGTTCTGTATGCCATAAGCGGTATTTTAATAAAACCTGTTTTCAGAGTGTTTAACTTGCCTATCGAAAATCCATCATTTTTATTTTTCACAACTTATAAAGCGACAATACTTATCGTGCTACTTCTGTACTTTGCATTAATGACAAAGTATTTACAGCAAACGGTTGGGAAAATAATCATGGGGATTAAAGTTGTATCGAATGATGATTCACAACTAACATGGAATACGATCATCTTTCGTGAACTGATTGGAAGATTTATCTCGAAACTGTTAGTCATTCCTTACTTGCTTGTGGCGTTCACTCCCAAAAAAGAAGCCTTGCATGACATCTTCGCAGATACGCATGTGGTTCATGAAGATGCTTATGAGAAGAAGCATTTACACAACCTGATGAAAAATAGGGGCGAACAGTTGCCAGGCGGGACTGTCATTTAG
- the ald gene encoding alanine dehydrogenase, with protein MRIGVPKEILNNENRVAMTPAGAFTLKTAGHEVFIETGAGLGSNFTDEDYAEVGATIVSTAKEAWDAELIMKVKEPKKVEYDYFREGQIIFTYFHLAQEAELTKELIDKKVTGIAYETVQLPNNSLPLLAPMSEVAGRMATQIGSQFLQKTNGGKGILLGGIPGVSRAKVTIIGGGMAGTTAARVAVGMGAQVTILDLSVERLRQLEEMFGNDIQTLVSNPFTIAEAVKEADLVIGAVLIPGARAPKLVSEEMVKSMSPGSVLVDIAIDQGGIFETSDRVTTHDEPTYVKHGVVHYAVANMPGAVPRTSTLGLTNNTVQYALQIANKGIKQASLDNLALQKGINTYNGFVTYQAVAEAQDLEYVPVESLLTE; from the coding sequence ATGCGAATTGGAGTTCCGAAAGAAATACTAAATAATGAAAACCGCGTAGCTATGACTCCAGCCGGCGCTTTCACATTAAAAACAGCTGGTCATGAAGTGTTCATTGAAACAGGTGCTGGCCTCGGGTCAAACTTTACAGACGAGGATTATGCTGAGGTTGGCGCAACTATCGTCTCTACAGCTAAAGAAGCATGGGATGCAGAATTGATCATGAAAGTAAAAGAGCCAAAGAAAGTTGAATATGATTATTTCCGTGAAGGTCAAATTATTTTCACATATTTTCACCTTGCACAAGAAGCTGAATTGACAAAAGAATTAATTGATAAAAAAGTAACTGGAATTGCCTATGAAACGGTACAACTTCCAAATAATTCACTGCCATTACTTGCACCGATGAGTGAAGTCGCCGGACGTATGGCAACCCAAATCGGTTCGCAGTTTCTCCAGAAAACAAATGGCGGCAAGGGTATTCTTCTGGGAGGAATTCCAGGAGTCTCCCGCGCTAAAGTAACCATAATCGGGGGAGGCATGGCAGGCACGACTGCAGCACGAGTCGCAGTCGGAATGGGTGCTCAAGTAACCATTCTTGACCTCTCAGTCGAGCGGCTTCGCCAGTTAGAGGAAATGTTCGGGAATGATATTCAAACACTCGTTTCCAATCCATTTACGATTGCTGAGGCAGTGAAAGAAGCAGATCTTGTAATAGGGGCAGTTCTAATCCCGGGCGCTAGAGCACCTAAACTAGTTTCTGAGGAAATGGTTAAATCGATGAGTCCTGGTTCGGTCCTCGTTGACATCGCGATAGACCAAGGCGGTATATTTGAAACTTCCGACCGGGTTACGACACATGATGAGCCAACTTATGTCAAACACGGTGTTGTCCATTATGCAGTTGCAAACATGCCCGGGGCTGTTCCAAGAACATCGACGCTTGGTTTAACAAACAACACTGTACAATACGCCCTGCAAATTGCCAACAAAGGCATCAAGCAAGCTAGTCTTGACAATCTAGCGCTGCAAAAGGGGATCAACACATACAATGGCTTCGTAACGTATCAAGCAGTAGCAGAAGCCCAAGATCTTGAATATGTTCCGGTAGAATCATTATTAACAGAATAA
- a CDS encoding DRTGG domain-containing protein: MSTKHELILRYIKGLAVGEKISVRQVAKELSVSDGTAYRAIKEAENRKLVNTIERVGTIRIEKKKRESIERLTFAEVLNIVDGQVLGGRAGLHKTLTKFVIGAMQLGDMMRYIEAGSLLIVGNRMKAHEIALMAGAAVLVTGGFDATDEVKKLADELELPIISSSYDSFTVATMLNRAIYDQLIEKEILLAVDILTPLSETVVLSIKDTVKDFNNRNKNTGHLGYPVINLKDKLVGIVTSRDTIGKADEEKIEKVMTRDPITVTENTSVAAAAHSMIWEGIDLLPVVNEMGEFIGIVSREDVLKSFQTAQRQPHQGETIDDIVKKQIKVVKGDIPSIEFTVIPQLTNQFGSLSSGAMMTLLTEAGNRAIKMQKRGEGIAENVSLYFIQPVQLGTVVSVYPRILQMSRRFVKVDFDVFADDELVAKAMVMYQLFER; the protein is encoded by the coding sequence ATGTCGACTAAACATGAATTAATATTACGGTATATAAAAGGCCTTGCAGTTGGAGAAAAAATATCTGTTCGCCAAGTTGCGAAGGAATTGTCTGTTAGTGATGGAACTGCCTATCGCGCAATCAAAGAGGCAGAAAATCGCAAATTAGTCAATACGATTGAACGCGTTGGAACAATCCGAATTGAAAAGAAAAAAAGAGAAAGCATAGAACGTTTAACATTTGCAGAAGTGTTGAATATCGTAGATGGACAAGTGCTCGGCGGACGTGCGGGTTTACATAAAACACTTACAAAATTCGTTATCGGGGCTATGCAATTAGGGGATATGATGCGCTACATTGAAGCGGGAAGTCTCTTGATTGTCGGAAACCGAATGAAAGCCCATGAAATTGCGCTGATGGCCGGGGCAGCGGTACTTGTAACTGGCGGCTTTGACGCAACAGATGAAGTGAAAAAGTTGGCGGATGAATTGGAACTCCCGATTATCTCGTCTAGTTATGATTCATTTACAGTGGCAACGATGCTGAATCGCGCTATCTATGATCAGTTGATTGAAAAAGAAATCCTGCTAGCGGTTGATATATTAACACCTTTATCTGAAACAGTCGTATTGTCGATTAAAGATACAGTAAAGGATTTTAATAATCGCAATAAAAATACAGGGCATTTAGGGTATCCTGTTATTAATCTTAAAGATAAATTAGTCGGTATTGTTACCTCGAGGGACACCATTGGAAAAGCTGATGAAGAAAAAATTGAAAAGGTCATGACACGTGATCCGATAACAGTCACTGAAAATACAAGTGTAGCTGCTGCGGCGCATAGTATGATTTGGGAAGGGATAGATTTACTGCCCGTTGTAAATGAAATGGGTGAGTTCATCGGAATCGTTTCTCGCGAAGATGTTCTAAAATCGTTTCAAACTGCACAACGACAACCCCACCAAGGTGAAACCATCGATGACATTGTTAAAAAACAAATAAAAGTCGTCAAAGGTGATATCCCTTCAATTGAATTTACAGTTATTCCTCAGTTGACGAATCAGTTTGGATCGTTATCAAGCGGTGCCATGATGACTTTACTGACAGAAGCGGGAAATCGGGCGATTAAAATGCAGAAACGCGGAGAAGGAATCGCAGAAAATGTTTCCTTATATTTTATTCAACCTGTTCAACTCGGTACTGTCGTGAGCGTGTATCCTAGAATACTACAAATGAGTCGACGATTTGTTAAAGTGGATTTTGATGTATTTGCAGATGATGAACTGGTTGCCAAGGCGATGGTCATGTATCAATTATTCGAAAGATAA
- a CDS encoding Xaa-Pro peptidase family protein, whose translation MTNVTEIQKFLQEQDIDAAFITTPDNVFYISGFDSTPHERLLGVMLFKDADPFLICPLMEVPDVKATGWSHEVVGHVDTEDAWDVVLKAVKQRGSTPASVAIEKSHLTVERLERMTDLFQGATFHRLDEKLNSMRVIKNEEELANLRIAAELADYAIEVGCREIAEGKTELEILMAIEFEMKKKGVQKMSFETMVLSGPKTASPHGVPGDRKIEQGDFILFDLGVVYNGYCSDITRTVAFGEPTAAKREIYETVKKAEQAAVDLVRPGVKAKEIDKAARNIIDDAGFGEYFTHRIGHGLGISVHEYPSITGANEMKLEEGMVFTIEPGIYKSDVTGVRIEDDVVVTADGVEVLTKFPKELQIIEPK comes from the coding sequence TTGACTAACGTAACAGAAATTCAAAAGTTTTTACAAGAACAAGACATTGACGCGGCTTTTATTACGACACCTGATAATGTTTTTTACATATCCGGATTCGACAGCACGCCACATGAAAGGCTTTTAGGTGTCATGCTATTTAAAGACGCAGACCCTTTTCTCATCTGTCCATTAATGGAAGTTCCAGATGTGAAAGCAACGGGATGGTCACATGAAGTTGTCGGTCATGTCGACACTGAGGATGCATGGGATGTTGTGTTAAAAGCAGTTAAGCAACGTGGTTCGACTCCTGCATCAGTCGCCATTGAAAAATCCCATTTGACGGTTGAAAGATTGGAGCGCATGACGGATTTATTCCAAGGTGCTACATTCCATCGACTCGATGAAAAGCTAAACAGCATGAGAGTCATTAAAAACGAAGAAGAACTTGCAAACCTGCGGATAGCGGCTGAACTTGCTGATTATGCAATTGAAGTTGGCTGTCGTGAAATTGCGGAAGGTAAAACAGAGCTTGAAATTTTGATGGCGATTGAATTTGAAATGAAGAAAAAAGGCGTACAAAAAATGTCGTTTGAAACGATGGTGCTTTCTGGTCCAAAAACCGCCTCTCCTCATGGTGTTCCTGGAGATCGTAAAATTGAGCAAGGCGATTTCATACTGTTCGATCTGGGCGTTGTTTACAACGGCTATTGTTCCGATATCACAAGAACTGTCGCATTCGGCGAACCGACTGCAGCAAAACGAGAAATTTATGAAACGGTCAAAAAAGCAGAACAAGCAGCTGTCGATTTAGTTCGACCTGGCGTTAAAGCAAAAGAAATCGACAAAGCGGCGCGAAACATTATCGATGATGCCGGATTTGGCGAATATTTCACGCACCGGATCGGACACGGCCTTGGCATTTCCGTTCATGAATATCCTTCAATAACTGGCGCAAATGAAATGAAGTTAGAAGAAGGCATGGTCTTTACAATCGAACCTGGAATCTACAAATCAGATGTAACTGGCGTTCGTATTGAAGATGATGTTGTTGTTACAGCTGACGGAGTCGAGGTTCTTACTAAGTTTCCAAAAGAACTTCAAATTATTGAACCGAAGTAA
- the sppA gene encoding signal peptide peptidase SppA translates to MTTKRWVAIIVASALLFVSIGINTLSYIFSKDVAGLFEELAAPSSAGYGQLIIEEGGKDQIAVLSLDGVIQDTGNASPFFMDGYNHQFFMNQLFEINEDPSIKGVVLKVNSPGGGVVESAEIYDAIRTIQENREIPVYVSMGGMAASGGYYVAAPADKIFVNHETITGSIGVIMESVNYAGLAEKYGIEFNTIKTGPYKDIMSGSRKMTAEEHEMLQEMINDSYERFVDIIVDGRSMSKAEVKKVADGRIMNGRQAIETGLADEYGKASDVIAALQEDHKLEKATVFEYTMNDSWSSLFGLKAKSFFGGNLESELIGKLLSDYNAPRMMYLYGEK, encoded by the coding sequence ATGACAACAAAACGATGGGTTGCAATCATCGTCGCATCAGCACTTTTATTTGTTTCAATCGGCATCAACACATTATCGTACATTTTTTCGAAAGATGTAGCGGGATTATTTGAGGAATTGGCTGCGCCGTCTTCTGCGGGCTATGGTCAACTGATTATTGAGGAAGGCGGTAAGGATCAAATCGCTGTTCTTTCATTGGATGGTGTTATTCAAGATACCGGAAACGCATCTCCATTTTTTATGGATGGTTACAATCACCAATTCTTTATGAATCAATTATTCGAAATCAATGAAGACCCTTCAATTAAAGGCGTGGTCCTGAAAGTGAATTCGCCAGGCGGCGGAGTTGTCGAATCAGCAGAAATTTACGATGCCATTCGTACAATCCAAGAAAATCGCGAAATACCTGTTTATGTATCTATGGGGGGAATGGCAGCATCAGGGGGCTATTATGTAGCTGCACCCGCGGATAAAATATTCGTGAATCATGAAACGATTACCGGTTCAATCGGCGTCATTATGGAAAGCGTGAACTATGCTGGGCTAGCCGAGAAGTACGGTATTGAATTCAATACAATTAAAACGGGACCTTATAAAGATATTATGAGTGGTTCGCGTAAAATGACTGCTGAAGAACATGAAATGCTTCAGGAAATGATTAATGACTCATATGAAAGGTTTGTAGACATAATCGTAGATGGTCGCAGCATGAGTAAAGCGGAAGTAAAAAAAGTAGCGGATGGCCGGATTATGAATGGTCGTCAAGCAATTGAAACCGGCCTAGCGGATGAGTACGGCAAAGCTAGCGATGTTATTGCTGCTCTGCAAGAAGATCATAAACTTGAAAAAGCAACTGTTTTTGAATACACGATGAATGATAGCTGGAGTTCATTATTCGGACTTAAAGCGAAATCGTTCTTCGGCGGAAACCTTGAATCGGAACTGATTGGCAAATTATTGTCCGATTACAATGCACCGAGAATGATGTATTTATATGGTGAAAAATAA
- a CDS encoding universal stress protein, translating into MTLQYNQIIVAVDGSKESEWAFKKSVGIAGRNNATLNLVNIIDTRSYAAVEAYDRSIAERAQSFATELLEEYRLKALATGLENVNIIVEYGSPKTMISKDLSKKIQADLIICGATGLNAVERFLIGSVSENIVRSAKCDVLVIRTPEEELK; encoded by the coding sequence ATGACATTACAATATAACCAAATCATTGTTGCTGTTGATGGTTCAAAGGAATCCGAGTGGGCGTTTAAAAAGTCAGTCGGTATCGCTGGCAGAAACAATGCGACATTAAATCTAGTGAACATTATTGACACACGTTCTTACGCAGCCGTAGAGGCATATGATCGTTCAATCGCTGAACGTGCACAATCATTTGCGACTGAGTTACTGGAAGAATATAGATTAAAGGCTTTGGCAACTGGACTAGAAAATGTAAACATCATTGTTGAATACGGTTCTCCTAAAACAATGATATCGAAAGATTTATCTAAAAAAATTCAAGCAGATTTAATTATCTGTGGCGCGACCGGACTTAATGCAGTTGAGCGCTTCCTAATTGGTAGTGTTTCTGAAAACATTGTTCGTTCTGCTAAATGTGACGTGTTAGTCATACGAACACCAGAAGAAGAATTGAAATAA
- a CDS encoding acetate kinase — translation MPIILAINAGSSSLKFQLLDMPSEVVTAKGQIERIGMTDSTFSIKSELGKTETEQNIKDHAEAVNLLLDMLIKEGIVKSYDEIDGVGHRVVHGGEVFSDSVLITDEILEKLETLSHLAPLHNPANMVGIKEFKKALPSVPAVAIFDTAFHQTMPESSFLYPLPYEYYEKYGIRKYGFHGTSHKYVTERAAEILNRPLETTRLISCHLGNGASIAAVQGGESLDTSMGFTPLAGVTMGTRSGNIDPALIPYIMEQTGKSVEEVLNVLNKESGMLAMSGFSSDLRDIEIEANKGNKRAQLALDVFADRIHKYIGSYAARMGGVDAIIFTAGIGENSDTIRAKVIEGLEFMGVYCDPDLNNIRGEEVYISHPYSPVKVLVIPTNEEVMLARDTMRVAGL, via the coding sequence ATGCCAATTATTTTAGCAATCAACGCAGGGAGTTCATCTTTAAAATTCCAACTTCTAGATATGCCATCTGAGGTAGTAACTGCGAAAGGCCAAATTGAACGAATAGGTATGACTGATTCAACGTTTTCAATTAAATCTGAACTTGGAAAAACGGAGACAGAACAAAATATTAAAGACCACGCGGAAGCAGTAAACTTACTTTTAGATATGTTGATAAAAGAGGGTATTGTAAAATCATATGATGAAATTGATGGTGTGGGACACCGTGTCGTTCATGGTGGGGAAGTGTTTAGCGATTCAGTCTTAATTACCGATGAGATTCTAGAAAAACTTGAAACATTATCTCATTTAGCGCCGTTACATAATCCGGCGAATATGGTTGGTATTAAAGAATTTAAAAAGGCATTGCCTTCGGTACCAGCCGTTGCAATTTTTGATACAGCGTTTCATCAGACAATGCCAGAAAGTTCGTTTCTTTATCCTTTGCCATACGAATACTATGAAAAGTATGGGATTCGTAAATACGGCTTTCACGGAACAAGCCATAAGTATGTGACTGAGCGGGCGGCTGAAATTTTAAATCGTCCACTTGAAACAACACGTCTTATTTCATGTCACCTTGGAAATGGCGCAAGTATCGCCGCAGTTCAAGGCGGGGAATCATTAGACACATCAATGGGTTTCACGCCGCTTGCAGGAGTAACTATGGGTACGCGGTCCGGGAATATCGACCCAGCGTTAATTCCTTATATTATGGAACAAACGGGGAAATCGGTAGAAGAAGTACTTAATGTGTTAAATAAAGAATCGGGTATGCTTGCCATGTCCGGATTCTCAAGTGATCTTCGTGACATCGAAATCGAAGCCAACAAAGGCAATAAGCGTGCTCAACTTGCACTCGATGTATTTGCAGATCGCATTCACAAATATATCGGTTCTTATGCTGCACGAATGGGCGGCGTCGATGCAATCATCTTTACAGCCGGCATTGGTGAAAATTCAGATACAATTCGGGCAAAAGTAATCGAGGGCTTGGAATTCATGGGCGTATACTGCGACCCGGATTTGAACAATATCCGTGGAGAAGAAGTATATATCAGCCACCCATATTCACCAGTAAAAGTCCTGGTCATTCCAACAAACGAAGAAGTAATGCTTGCACGGGATACCATGCGCGTTGCGGGATTGTAA
- the tpx gene encoding thiol peroxidase, whose protein sequence is MVKVTFGNDPVTLIGNEVKVGDSAPDFTVLTTDLKPVSLADTKGKVRLISVVPSIDTGVCSKQTQKFNEEASSLGEDVRVLTISVDLPFAQKRWSEAGGIDTLQMLSDHRDFSFGEAYGVGIEELRLLARSIFVVDQDDKVTYVEYVPEVTDHPDYEKALEAVKAATK, encoded by the coding sequence ATGGTAAAAGTTACATTTGGGAACGATCCTGTTACATTGATCGGAAATGAGGTTAAAGTTGGTGACAGCGCACCAGACTTTACAGTGTTGACAACCGATCTAAAACCAGTCTCACTAGCTGACACCAAAGGAAAGGTACGACTTATAAGTGTTGTTCCTTCAATTGATACAGGTGTCTGTTCAAAACAAACACAAAAATTTAATGAAGAAGCTTCATCACTCGGAGAAGATGTTCGCGTACTAACAATTTCAGTGGACCTGCCATTTGCACAAAAACGTTGGAGCGAAGCAGGAGGAATTGATACATTACAAATGCTTTCCGACCACCGAGACTTTTCATTCGGCGAAGCTTATGGTGTTGGTATTGAGGAACTTAGGCTACTAGCACGTTCAATCTTCGTAGTCGATCAAGATGATAAAGTAACTTATGTTGAGTACGTACCAGAAGTAACTGATCATCCGGATTACGAAAAAGCACTTGAAGCAGTAAAAGCCGCTACAAAATAA